A window of the Isosphaera pallida ATCC 43644 genome harbors these coding sequences:
- a CDS encoding Gfo/Idh/MocA family protein: MIRLGLVDFDTSHVVEFTKRLNHINIDPSQWVEGARVVAGVPGESRLSPERIPGYTAEMRAMGVALFDDPADLIGKVDAVMIESVDGSVHRARAMPLLEKGIPLFVDKPFACSLEDAKAMMDLATRKHVPLMSSSSLRYAPEVVEARGDGSPVGTLQGVATYGPGPTHPRNPGLFHYGIHAVEILFTLMGPGVAKVSALSHPDGETATGLWADGRIGTVRAIRKGKADYGFTLFGETGVVSRSVGTGVIYRELLKAVVAMFQTGELPIDPRETLEVVAFIEAALKSAKADGAAVEIAI, encoded by the coding sequence ATGATTCGCCTCGGGTTAGTTGATTTCGACACCAGTCATGTCGTTGAATTCACTAAGCGTCTCAATCATATCAACATTGACCCTTCACAATGGGTGGAAGGGGCGCGGGTGGTGGCGGGTGTACCGGGCGAATCGCGGCTTTCGCCCGAACGGATTCCCGGCTACACGGCCGAGATGAGGGCGATGGGGGTTGCTTTGTTCGACGATCCCGCCGACCTGATCGGCAAGGTAGACGCGGTCATGATTGAATCGGTGGATGGCTCGGTCCACCGCGCCCGCGCCATGCCGTTGCTGGAGAAGGGGATTCCGCTCTTTGTAGACAAGCCGTTCGCCTGCTCGTTGGAGGATGCCAAGGCGATGATGGACTTGGCCACCCGCAAGCATGTCCCGCTCATGTCCAGTTCGAGCCTGCGTTATGCTCCTGAAGTGGTCGAGGCGCGGGGCGACGGCTCGCCAGTCGGCACGCTCCAGGGGGTCGCCACCTATGGACCCGGCCCTACCCATCCTCGCAACCCTGGCCTATTTCATTACGGCATTCACGCCGTTGAAATCCTGTTTACCTTGATGGGTCCGGGCGTGGCTAAGGTTAGCGCGTTGTCCCATCCCGACGGCGAGACGGCCACCGGACTGTGGGCCGACGGCCGGATTGGCACGGTGCGTGCCATTCGCAAAGGCAAGGCCGATTATGGCTTCACCCTCTTTGGCGAAACTGGCGTGGTCTCGCGTTCGGTCGGCACCGGCGTCATCTATCGAGAACTGCTCAAGGCGGTCGTCGCTATGTTCCAAACCGGCGAACTGCCAATCGACCCCCGCGAAACCCTCGAAGTCGTCGCCTTCATCGAGGCCGCCCTCAAGAGTGCTAAGGCCGACGGCGCGGCGGTCGAAATCGCCATTTGA
- a CDS encoding DUF1559 family PulG-like putative transporter, protein MLIFRARRSGFTLIELLVVIAIIAVLIALLLPAVQAAREAARRAQCVNNLKQFGLGLHNYHSAVGAFPWGQGPLGCNDWNFITFLLPYMEQKPIYDSINFSFGLACMGNAVNSTATRQQLAYTLCPSDANRLTNAEGKNNYAGNSGSLPIFFRDSATGALPNGLFNAVPESPVIDIAGITDGTSNTAAISEKVKGIGFNNNAIIDPARPITTISRIPDQPPMNDPRPFATACRNANPANPGQLLGNGRAPGTAWHMGNPQSSRYNHVMTPNTWSCTNAGGNNGNGAHTASSRHAGGVNVLMADGSVRFVKETINPVAWWALGSRNFGEVVSANDL, encoded by the coding sequence ATGTTGATCTTCCGCGCGCGTCGGTCGGGGTTCACCTTGATCGAACTGTTGGTGGTGATTGCCATCATTGCCGTTCTCATCGCGCTGCTCCTGCCGGCGGTGCAGGCCGCCCGCGAAGCGGCTCGGCGCGCCCAGTGCGTCAACAACCTCAAGCAGTTCGGCCTGGGTCTGCACAACTACCACTCGGCCGTGGGAGCTTTTCCTTGGGGTCAGGGCCCGCTTGGTTGCAACGACTGGAACTTCATCACCTTCCTCCTGCCGTACATGGAGCAGAAGCCGATCTACGACTCGATCAACTTCAGCTTCGGTCTCGCTTGTATGGGCAACGCCGTCAACTCCACGGCCACCCGCCAGCAGCTGGCCTACACGCTTTGCCCCTCTGACGCCAACCGGTTGACCAACGCCGAGGGTAAGAACAACTACGCGGGCAACTCCGGCTCGCTGCCGATCTTCTTCCGCGACTCGGCCACCGGAGCGTTGCCCAACGGCCTCTTCAACGCCGTTCCCGAGTCGCCGGTCATCGATATTGCTGGCATCACCGACGGCACTAGCAACACTGCGGCGATCAGCGAAAAGGTCAAAGGGATCGGCTTCAACAACAACGCGATCATCGACCCAGCCCGGCCCATCACCACGATCTCGCGCATTCCCGACCAGCCGCCGATGAACGACCCCCGCCCCTTCGCCACAGCTTGCCGCAACGCCAACCCGGCCAATCCCGGCCAGCTTCTCGGCAACGGCCGCGCCCCTGGCACCGCCTGGCACATGGGCAACCCCCAATCCAGCCGTTACAACCACGTCATGACTCCCAACACCTGGTCCTGCACCAACGCGGGTGGCAACAACGGCAACGGAGCTCACACCGCCTCCAGCCGTCACGCCGGCGGCGTCAACGTCTTAATGGCCGACGGCAGCGTGCGGTTCGTCAAAGAGACGATCAACCCGGTCGCCTGGTGGGCGCTGGGGAGCCGCAACTTCGGCGAGGTGGTCTCCGCCAACGATCTCTAA
- a CDS encoding response regulator — translation MSSPSPNLLVIEPNEAEFQIIEEVIESLCPEARVLRCPTPDDALGLLFNANEEGLGIHEQPVSFILLDIDGPGMFGLTFLQKIKADERTMMVPVVILTGVAIPVIIQRTYSLGGAGFIIKQMDDPEQFRETIRSMLDYWLNVVSLPPRGDVKFN, via the coding sequence ATGTCGTCACCTTCACCGAATCTTCTGGTGATCGAACCCAACGAAGCCGAGTTTCAGATCATCGAAGAGGTGATCGAAAGCCTTTGTCCGGAAGCTCGGGTGCTGCGTTGCCCCACGCCTGACGACGCGCTGGGGCTGCTGTTCAACGCCAACGAGGAAGGCTTGGGTATCCACGAACAGCCCGTGTCGTTCATCTTGCTGGACATCGACGGTCCCGGCATGTTCGGCCTGACCTTCCTGCAAAAGATCAAGGCCGACGAACGGACGATGATGGTGCCGGTGGTGATTCTGACCGGAGTGGCGATCCCGGTCATCATCCAACGCACCTACAGCTTGGGAGGAGCCGGATTCATTATCAAGCAGATGGATGATCCGGAGCAGTTCCGCGAGACGATTCGTTCGATGCTGGATTATTGGCTCAACGTGGTGAGCCTGCCGCCTCGGGGCGACGTCAAGTTCAACTGA
- the selD gene encoding selenide, water dikinase SelD: MSSPLAPPAESSAVSNHPRRLTDYANCAGCAGKLASLGITQLLSDLPPRPNDPNLLVATETRDDAGVYQLNDGLALVQTVDFFPPLVDDPRDFGRIAAANALSDVYAMNGRPLTVLNLVGFPDDELPLSLLGAILRGAGEIVTEAGAVTVGGHSIRDREIKFGLSVTGLADPAAVWTNAAARPGDLLILTKPLGTGFITTAAKRRSAPETPNGPPRPLDPTIADLLTRAVASMTQLNRIGQTAAHAAPVGTVHAVTDVTGYGLAGHGFEMAHAAGVHFEFRATDLPRFPGVESLATPEFRTRAAATNRAFVADHLVIAQDADPIGVELAFDPQTSGGLLMAVAPEAVEPILAELQRLGALAAAVVGRVVALDRSSNSSQPPVYLSLV, encoded by the coding sequence ATGAGCAGCCCCCTCGCTCCCCCCGCCGAGTCCTCCGCCGTCTCGAACCATCCTCGACGCCTCACCGATTACGCCAACTGCGCCGGCTGCGCGGGCAAACTCGCCTCGCTGGGAATCACCCAGCTGCTGAGCGATCTGCCACCTCGACCAAACGACCCCAACCTGCTGGTGGCCACCGAGACTCGCGACGACGCCGGAGTCTATCAGCTCAACGACGGCTTGGCGCTGGTTCAGACCGTCGATTTCTTCCCGCCGCTGGTGGACGATCCCCGCGACTTCGGGCGGATCGCCGCCGCCAACGCCCTGTCCGACGTGTACGCCATGAATGGACGGCCCCTGACCGTCCTCAACTTGGTTGGCTTCCCCGACGACGAACTTCCCCTTAGTCTCCTGGGAGCCATCCTGCGCGGAGCCGGCGAGATCGTGACCGAAGCCGGCGCGGTAACCGTGGGCGGGCACTCGATCCGCGATCGGGAAATCAAGTTCGGTCTAAGCGTCACTGGCTTGGCCGACCCCGCCGCCGTTTGGACCAACGCCGCAGCCCGGCCAGGCGACCTGCTGATCCTCACTAAACCGCTGGGAACCGGCTTCATCACCACCGCCGCCAAACGGCGCTCCGCTCCCGAGACGCCCAACGGCCCTCCCCGTCCCCTCGACCCCACCATCGCCGACCTGTTGACTCGGGCGGTCGCCTCAATGACCCAACTCAACCGGATTGGCCAGACCGCTGCCCACGCCGCGCCGGTCGGCACAGTCCACGCCGTCACCGATGTGACCGGCTACGGCCTGGCCGGTCACGGCTTCGAGATGGCGCACGCCGCCGGGGTCCACTTCGAGTTCCGCGCGACCGACCTGCCCCGCTTTCCAGGAGTCGAGTCCCTAGCCACCCCCGAGTTCCGCACGAGGGCCGCCGCTACCAACCGCGCCTTCGTCGCGGATCATCTCGTCATCGCCCAGGACGCCGACCCTATTGGGGTCGAACTGGCCTTCGACCCCCAAACCTCCGGCGGCCTGCTCATGGCCGTCGCCCCCGAGGCGGTCGAACCAATCCTCGCCGAGCTTCAACGCCTCGGCGCGCTCGCCGCCGCCGTGGTGGGCCGGGTTGTGGCCCTCGATCGATCCTCCAACTCGTCCCAGCCCCCAGTCTACCTCAGCTTGGTCTGA
- the hemL gene encoding glutamate-1-semialdehyde 2,1-aminomutase — translation MSLSTPAVSMPEFVLPLSHEAFLRANRVIPGGVNSPARAFGAVGGEPPFITKAEGPYLYDLDGHQYLDYIGSWGPMILGHGRPEVKRALAEAVETGTSYGAPTLREVEIAELVAQVVPSIEKVRFVSSGTEAAMSAARLARGATGRPKLIKMIGCYHGHVDALLVQAGSAATTLGTPNSPGVTQGAVADTILCPFNSIEAVREIFAAYPGEIAALLMEPIAGNMGLVPPRPGYLEALREITEREGTLLMFDEVMTGFRVALGGAQELYGVTPDLTALGKIIGGGLPAAAYGARAEIMDHVSPVGPVYQAGTLAGNPLATAAGLTTLRLLRDENPYPKLEALSARLEEGLHRAASDAKVPHVVQRVGSMLTLFFHDGPVYDYDDAKRSDLKLFARFFWEMMARGVYLPCSQFEAMFVSAAHTEADIDFTIRAAEEAFKAIRG, via the coding sequence ATGAGCCTCAGCACCCCCGCGGTTTCGATGCCTGAGTTCGTGTTGCCCCTCAGCCACGAGGCGTTTCTCCGGGCCAACCGGGTCATCCCCGGCGGCGTCAACAGCCCAGCCCGCGCCTTTGGGGCGGTGGGCGGCGAACCGCCGTTCATCACTAAGGCCGAAGGGCCATATCTCTACGACCTCGACGGCCACCAGTATCTCGATTACATCGGCTCCTGGGGACCCATGATCCTCGGCCACGGCCGCCCCGAAGTCAAACGGGCTTTGGCCGAGGCAGTCGAGACCGGCACCAGCTACGGCGCGCCGACGTTGCGCGAGGTCGAAATCGCCGAACTCGTGGCCCAAGTGGTCCCCTCGATCGAAAAGGTCCGCTTCGTCTCCTCGGGCACCGAGGCAGCCATGTCGGCGGCCCGTCTGGCCCGTGGCGCGACCGGACGACCTAAATTGATCAAAATGATCGGTTGCTATCATGGCCATGTGGACGCCCTCTTGGTCCAGGCCGGGTCGGCAGCAACCACCTTGGGCACGCCCAACAGCCCGGGAGTAACCCAGGGGGCGGTGGCCGACACCATCCTTTGCCCGTTCAACTCGATCGAGGCGGTGCGGGAGATTTTCGCGGCTTACCCCGGCGAGATCGCGGCGCTGTTGATGGAGCCGATCGCGGGCAACATGGGGTTGGTTCCTCCTCGTCCCGGCTACCTTGAAGCGTTACGCGAGATCACCGAACGCGAGGGAACCCTCCTCATGTTCGACGAGGTCATGACCGGCTTCCGCGTTGCCCTGGGCGGGGCTCAGGAACTCTATGGCGTCACCCCCGATCTGACCGCGCTGGGCAAGATCATCGGCGGCGGTTTGCCAGCGGCCGCCTACGGCGCACGGGCCGAGATCATGGACCACGTCTCGCCGGTGGGACCGGTCTATCAAGCGGGAACCCTCGCGGGTAATCCGCTGGCGACCGCCGCGGGCCTGACCACCCTGCGTCTGCTCCGCGACGAAAACCCCTATCCCAAGCTCGAAGCGCTCTCGGCTCGTTTGGAGGAGGGACTCCACCGCGCCGCTTCCGACGCCAAGGTGCCGCACGTGGTGCAACGGGTCGGCTCGATGTTGACCCTCTTCTTCCACGATGGGCCGGTTTACGACTACGACGACGCCAAACGCAGCGACTTGAAACTCTTCGCCCGGTTCTTCTGGGAAATGATGGCCCGCGGCGTGTATCTGCCATGCAGTCAATTCGAGGCAATGTTCGTCTCAGCCGCCCACACCGAAGCCGACATCGACTTCACCATCCGCGCGGCCGAGGAGGCCTTCAAAGCGATTCGAGGTTGA
- the gatC gene encoding Asp-tRNA(Asn)/Glu-tRNA(Gln) amidotransferase subunit GatC yields the protein MRLTPEQVRDVALLARLRLSETELERFTTQLGAILDYIDQLATLDTEGVEPLAHGIEVVNVFREDRVEPPLKRDDALANAPKRNAEAFLVPAVLDRD from the coding sequence ATGCGCTTAACTCCCGAACAGGTCCGTGACGTGGCCCTGCTGGCCCGCTTGCGTTTGAGCGAAACGGAGTTGGAACGCTTCACCACCCAACTCGGAGCGATCCTCGACTACATCGATCAACTCGCCACGCTCGACACCGAGGGAGTCGAGCCGCTGGCCCACGGAATCGAGGTGGTCAACGTCTTCCGCGAGGATCGCGTCGAACCCCCGCTCAAACGGGACGACGCGCTGGCCAACGCCCCCAAGCGCAACGCCGAGGCGTTCCTGGTGCCCGCCGTGCTGGATCGTGACTGA
- a CDS encoding AI-2E family transporter gives MTATPEPRSSDANSVTPNGSLPAGARRTSVALIVLAVLASLYAIHWLKPILVPIALALILACLFSPITTYFRTRWSLGPITSAVTLFVLSTVLGVFVFIITANSLFQAITSLPMQFEFIIGKISSRLTETYRDYPALRGVLPDPDAVDLLGRTNALLVEGLKSSYQELTVRVGEGVVVMTLVLFLLAETEILAPRVIRFFRPLQRDAQEAEALLRGLVHQVRAFLVARTMLNLMLGMAMAGVYWAFGLPFALLMGLALAILNYIPYLGPILGGFPPVLMLFASEGTLSDALLLLAVYIGIITMEGYVLTPWLMGRSLDLNGTTVLIACLVWWFLWGDIGLILAMPITAAINLVFQNVPSLHPWAELMSREWVAPPEETHEPSPVRLSLDQNDETPVDQPHHHNHTVHGQTWINGSPSLADPIPAGESPP, from the coding sequence ATGACCGCCACCCCCGAGCCCCGTTCCTCCGACGCCAACAGCGTGACGCCCAACGGATCTCTTCCCGCGGGCGCTCGGCGCACCTCGGTGGCTTTGATCGTCTTGGCGGTGCTGGCCTCGCTTTACGCGATCCATTGGCTCAAGCCGATTTTGGTGCCGATCGCCCTGGCGCTGATTTTGGCCTGCCTGTTTTCGCCGATCACCACCTACTTCCGCACCCGCTGGTCGTTGGGACCAATCACCTCGGCAGTGACCCTCTTCGTTCTCTCGACCGTCCTTGGGGTGTTTGTGTTCATCATCACGGCCAACAGTCTGTTTCAGGCGATCACCAGTCTGCCGATGCAGTTCGAGTTCATCATCGGCAAGATTTCCTCGCGATTGACCGAAACCTACCGCGACTACCCAGCGCTCCGAGGCGTTTTGCCCGACCCCGACGCGGTGGACTTGCTGGGACGAACCAATGCGTTGCTCGTGGAGGGTCTGAAGTCGTCTTATCAGGAACTGACCGTGCGCGTGGGCGAAGGGGTGGTGGTCATGACGCTCGTGCTGTTCCTGCTGGCCGAGACCGAGATTCTAGCTCCGCGGGTCATTCGTTTCTTTCGCCCCCTTCAACGCGACGCTCAAGAGGCTGAAGCCCTGTTACGCGGCCTGGTTCATCAGGTGCGGGCCTTTCTGGTCGCCCGAACCATGCTGAACTTGATGCTGGGCATGGCGATGGCCGGGGTCTACTGGGCCTTCGGGCTGCCATTCGCGTTGTTGATGGGCCTGGCCCTGGCGATTCTCAACTACATCCCCTACCTCGGGCCGATCTTGGGCGGCTTCCCACCGGTCCTCATGCTCTTCGCCTCTGAGGGCACCCTAAGCGACGCCCTGTTGCTGCTCGCGGTCTATATCGGCATCATTACGATGGAAGGTTACGTGTTGACCCCCTGGTTGATGGGCCGCTCGCTGGACCTCAATGGGACCACGGTCCTGATCGCCTGCTTGGTCTGGTGGTTCCTTTGGGGCGACATCGGCCTCATTCTGGCCATGCCGATCACCGCGGCCATCAACTTGGTCTTTCAGAATGTCCCCTCGCTGCATCCCTGGGCCGAACTCATGAGCCGCGAGTGGGTCGCGCCCCCAGAGGAAACCCACGAACCCTCGCCTGTGCGACTGTCGCTCGACCAGAACGACGAGACCCCGGTGGACCAACCCCATCATCACAATCACACCGTTCACGGTCAAACGTGGATTAACGGCAGCCCTTCCCTCGCGGACCCAATCCCCGCCGGAGAGTCCCCACCATGA
- a CDS encoding WD40 repeat domain-containing protein, translating into MMSSRRWQRLGRGRRGLLLGPAFQIVGLGLAVGIGSGASIPWRDDPPAPAGAPEVVGQLEGHRAAVYGVSWNAEGTLAVTAGFDNTARVWDHATGKERHVFTGHTGLVLAARFSPDGTRLATASLDRTVKLWTLPNLAPRVDAVAPGPVSAFATHRAGQRGLAAIQGRAVTIDLTTGSFGPVWEQHENPASAIETVALAPAEDRAALGAWDGRLTLWAVAADPTTPPTLQGSVMTPSTIRAIAFLGDGQTVATAGADGVARLIPVASLVEPTATTSWARFDGPAVVARDGSRALIVTQAVAAEGDAPARPAVARVIQLDDAAVIREFDLTAAGITGTIALAAAHADLSRWAIVTSHPNAVHLADATGETVALKPVNLGEAAPSVTAAAFRADGEAVALGLGDGRVRVVSFGDAALVKEWAGHNGAVSCLAFHPGDGNQLLSGGPDPSAKLWNVAEGQAVREFPVGGAVHAVAFSRDGAIVAAASGRDVPTFQTGDAKAIATLTLSPPIPITSNANAETSRIVELAYGPDNTHLAARTADGGATVVNVAARVELQRLGEGDAVALGWKGDGAGRPIVAGRTRAISEPLRVARVLLGTGVTPGRSQTPQAVALAVKVNDPPRVFLGLSDGSAREFDPANGQQTRSYDAQSGPIQGLAVSPDGAVLATISQGKSLRFWKAGDGGLLLAVPLETIPTTLTIDPDGKKAAVGDDQGSVRLVALDATEPDRAVLKTIDSAHQGAVVASRFDGGTDGVELTLWTLGTDARLRRWSVVDPAPLTLQGHNGQVYDLAWSPDGSTLYSVGSDNALRVWNAGDGSAQAVQSQAHRVIAYAVAIDPKGSWLATGGDDATIALWNPANPGAGATRRLQGHNGSVLALSAHPNGGLLASASADGTIRLWEVGEPTREVAVLAGHPDEVYGLAWSHDGARLASIGYGGSIRIWNLSDLTQPRLVRSWNLERGLQGFGVAFHPREGLLGVAASHRKVTLYAVP; encoded by the coding sequence ATGATGTCGAGCCGTCGTTGGCAACGCCTTGGGAGGGGACGTCGCGGCTTGCTCCTGGGACCGGCGTTCCAGATCGTCGGGCTGGGGCTGGCGGTGGGGATTGGATCGGGCGCGTCGATCCCTTGGCGGGACGATCCGCCCGCGCCCGCCGGTGCCCCCGAAGTCGTTGGTCAACTTGAAGGTCACCGCGCGGCGGTCTACGGAGTCTCCTGGAACGCCGAGGGCACCCTGGCGGTCACCGCCGGTTTCGACAACACCGCTCGGGTTTGGGACCACGCCACCGGCAAGGAACGACACGTCTTCACGGGTCACACCGGGCTGGTGCTGGCTGCGCGGTTTAGCCCCGACGGAACCCGCCTTGCGACCGCGAGCCTCGATCGCACTGTCAAGCTTTGGACCTTGCCCAACCTCGCTCCTAGGGTAGACGCGGTTGCGCCCGGACCTGTTTCGGCCTTTGCCACCCATCGCGCTGGTCAACGCGGCCTGGCCGCGATCCAAGGCCGCGCTGTGACGATCGATCTCACCACCGGCAGCTTTGGTCCCGTCTGGGAGCAGCACGAGAATCCAGCTTCGGCGATCGAAACCGTCGCGCTGGCTCCCGCGGAAGACCGCGCTGCGCTAGGTGCTTGGGATGGTCGTCTGACCCTTTGGGCCGTCGCCGCGGATCCCACGACCCCACCGACGCTTCAAGGAAGCGTGATGACCCCCTCGACGATCCGAGCGATCGCCTTTCTAGGCGACGGCCAAACCGTTGCGACCGCCGGAGCCGACGGGGTGGCACGGCTCATCCCGGTCGCCTCGCTGGTCGAACCGACCGCCACGACCTCGTGGGCTAGGTTCGATGGTCCCGCCGTGGTCGCCCGCGACGGCTCCCGCGCGCTGATCGTCACCCAAGCGGTCGCTGCTGAGGGGGACGCCCCGGCCCGCCCCGCCGTGGCTCGGGTTATTCAACTCGACGACGCCGCGGTGATCCGAGAGTTCGACCTCACCGCCGCGGGAATCACGGGAACAATCGCTCTGGCGGCCGCCCACGCCGATCTTAGCCGCTGGGCCATTGTGACCTCCCACCCCAACGCGGTCCATCTAGCCGACGCCACGGGCGAGACCGTGGCCCTCAAGCCGGTCAATCTAGGCGAAGCCGCGCCGAGTGTAACGGCTGCGGCCTTCCGCGCCGACGGCGAGGCGGTCGCGCTCGGGCTGGGTGATGGGCGGGTCCGGGTCGTCTCCTTCGGCGACGCCGCCCTGGTCAAGGAATGGGCCGGCCACAACGGTGCGGTTTCCTGTCTGGCGTTCCACCCCGGCGACGGCAATCAACTGCTCAGCGGCGGTCCCGACCCCTCGGCCAAACTCTGGAACGTGGCCGAAGGTCAAGCGGTTCGGGAGTTTCCCGTCGGTGGAGCGGTCCACGCTGTTGCCTTCAGCCGCGACGGGGCGATCGTCGCTGCCGCCAGCGGACGCGATGTTCCTACCTTCCAGACCGGCGACGCCAAGGCGATCGCCACCCTGACGCTCAGTCCACCCATCCCGATCACTTCCAACGCCAACGCCGAGACCAGCCGGATCGTCGAATTGGCGTATGGTCCCGACAACACCCATCTGGCGGCGCGAACCGCCGACGGCGGAGCGACGGTGGTGAATGTCGCCGCGCGGGTCGAGCTCCAACGTCTCGGCGAGGGAGACGCAGTGGCCCTCGGCTGGAAGGGTGACGGGGCGGGCCGCCCAATCGTGGCCGGCCGCACCCGTGCCATAAGCGAACCGTTGCGGGTCGCCCGCGTCTTGCTGGGAACCGGGGTGACGCCAGGGAGGTCTCAGACTCCCCAAGCTGTCGCGCTGGCGGTTAAAGTCAACGATCCGCCTCGGGTCTTCCTGGGGCTGTCGGACGGCTCGGCGCGGGAGTTCGATCCGGCCAACGGCCAGCAAACTCGTTCTTACGACGCCCAATCGGGACCGATTCAGGGCTTGGCGGTCTCGCCCGACGGCGCGGTCCTGGCCACGATCTCCCAAGGCAAGTCGTTGCGGTTTTGGAAGGCGGGCGATGGGGGGCTGCTGTTGGCGGTCCCTCTGGAGACGATCCCCACCACGTTGACGATTGACCCCGACGGCAAGAAGGCGGCGGTGGGGGACGACCAGGGAAGCGTTCGTCTGGTCGCGCTCGACGCCACTGAACCGGATCGGGCTGTCCTCAAGACGATCGACTCGGCCCACCAGGGTGCGGTGGTCGCGTCGCGGTTTGACGGGGGAACCGACGGAGTGGAATTGACCCTCTGGACCCTAGGGACCGACGCCCGCTTGCGACGCTGGAGCGTGGTCGATCCGGCTCCGTTGACGCTCCAGGGACACAACGGGCAGGTCTACGACCTCGCCTGGTCGCCCGACGGTAGCACGCTTTACAGCGTCGGTTCGGACAACGCGCTGCGGGTCTGGAATGCAGGCGATGGGTCGGCTCAAGCGGTCCAGTCGCAAGCTCATCGCGTGATCGCCTACGCGGTGGCGATCGACCCCAAGGGATCGTGGTTGGCAACCGGTGGCGACGATGCGACGATCGCGTTGTGGAACCCAGCCAACCCAGGCGCGGGAGCAACTCGCCGTCTCCAGGGTCACAACGGTTCGGTGCTGGCGCTGTCAGCCCATCCCAACGGCGGCTTGCTGGCCTCAGCCTCGGCGGACGGCACGATTCGTCTTTGGGAGGTGGGCGAACCAACCCGCGAGGTTGCCGTGCTAGCAGGCCATCCCGACGAGGTTTACGGTTTGGCCTGGTCCCACGACGGCGCGCGTCTCGCGTCAATTGGATACGGGGGGTCGATCCGGATCTGGAATCTCAGCGACTTGACTCAACCCCGCCTGGTACGCTCTTGGAACCTCGAACGCGGACTCCAAGGGTTCGGCGTGGCATTCCACCCCCGCGAGGGTCTCCTCGGCGTGGCCGCCTCCCATCGCAAGGTCACGCTGTACGCGGTGCCTTAA
- a CDS encoding PEP-CTERM sorting domain-containing protein — MSSKQSSRQKDRPTQGGRRSWIVAWLALGLMLTQLGTPCRAVIVLGPQGRNTVPPPNTLIDVGWRTQGDWSGGSGTAIATEWFLTAQHLGGSVGDPFVFQGSTYNVVEIRDDDHSDLRLARVDRPLPEFAHVHTEGLEVGATAYLYGRGRDRGPEFVFNGTPRGWEFGVADGQRSWGLNIVEAIDFDPDGGPQLVTAFTFNAGPDESHLAPGDSGGGLFIFDPTDQRLELAGVHWAITGPYRESLDPDALPFSAAIYDATGLYVLNELGEYSLVLGEGQPVPGESFSTRVAARLDFVGQVVPIPEPTNLLLLGLGLALGWGWRRRQGRG; from the coding sequence ATGTCGTCGAAGCAATCGTCGCGGCAGAAGGATCGTCCAACTCAAGGTGGGCGTCGGAGTTGGATCGTGGCGTGGCTGGCCTTGGGGTTGATGTTGACCCAGCTGGGGACCCCCTGCCGAGCGGTGATCGTGTTAGGTCCACAAGGCCGCAACACCGTGCCGCCCCCCAACACCCTGATTGACGTGGGTTGGCGCACCCAGGGCGACTGGAGCGGTGGCTCGGGAACCGCGATCGCCACCGAGTGGTTCCTCACCGCCCAGCACCTAGGCGGTTCGGTGGGTGATCCGTTCGTGTTCCAGGGGTCAACCTACAACGTCGTGGAGATTCGGGACGACGATCATTCTGACTTGAGGTTGGCACGAGTCGATCGTCCCTTGCCCGAGTTCGCTCATGTTCACACGGAGGGGCTGGAAGTCGGCGCGACCGCCTATTTATATGGACGAGGTCGGGACCGGGGGCCGGAATTCGTCTTCAACGGCACCCCCCGCGGCTGGGAGTTCGGCGTGGCCGATGGTCAACGCTCCTGGGGTTTGAACATAGTCGAGGCCATCGACTTCGATCCCGACGGCGGCCCTCAGTTGGTCACGGCGTTCACTTTCAACGCTGGTCCCGACGAAAGCCACCTGGCCCCCGGCGATTCGGGAGGCGGTCTGTTCATCTTCGACCCGACCGATCAACGCCTGGAACTGGCCGGCGTCCACTGGGCGATCACCGGACCCTACCGCGAGTCGCTCGACCCCGACGCGCTTCCCTTCTCGGCAGCGATCTACGACGCGACCGGGTTGTACGTCCTCAATGAGTTGGGCGAATACAGCCTGGTCCTCGGCGAGGGACAACCTGTCCCCGGCGAATCGTTCTCCACCCGTGTGGCGGCCCGCCTGGATTTCGTCGGCCAGGTCGTGCCGATCCCCGAACCGACCAACCTCCTGCTGTTGGGTCTGGGATTGGCGCTGGGGTGGGGGTGGCGTCGCCGCCAAGGACGGGGCTAG